From a single Atribacteraceae bacterium genomic region:
- a CDS encoding CRISPR-associated endonuclease Cas3'' produces the protein MYISRIATDGREQLTADHLKETAEYASILGGKFRSSALVRTASFFHDMGKFSDEFIQYLRISVQSKKDGGNARRRGSVIHATQGAKYIFEAALSEKELFLVLAAEIIAICIAGHHGGLMDSISSQGETSLRNRLTTDKDALNYEEVMVAFEKESVLTENLKDLMGACREELSGFIEVCKNEKLNILFMVHMLVKSVFSCLVDSDRYNAYCFEIGKMPETQLSVPPWEEYTRRLEQHITTFLDGSEITCIRHDISEKCLNASVRPRGVYRLDVPTGGGKTLSSLRFALNHAKEHNMEHIIYVIPYLSVLDQTAKEIKKAL, from the coding sequence GTGTACATATCAAGGATTGCGACCGATGGCAGAGAGCAACTGACAGCCGATCATTTAAAGGAAACCGCCGAATATGCGAGCATACTTGGTGGGAAGTTCCGTTCGTCCGCATTGGTACGCACCGCCTCTTTCTTCCACGACATGGGCAAATTCTCCGATGAGTTTATTCAATATCTCAGGATCAGCGTCCAAAGCAAAAAGGATGGCGGGAATGCGCGGCGCAGGGGTTCGGTCATACACGCGACGCAAGGGGCAAAATATATTTTTGAAGCCGCTCTGAGTGAAAAAGAACTGTTCTTGGTATTGGCGGCGGAGATAATCGCTATTTGTATTGCGGGGCATCATGGCGGGCTAATGGATAGTATCTCATCGCAAGGAGAAACGTCGCTTCGAAACAGGCTCACCACCGATAAGGACGCGCTTAACTATGAAGAAGTTATGGTAGCTTTTGAAAAAGAGAGCGTCCTTACCGAGAATTTAAAGGATTTGATGGGTGCCTGCCGCGAGGAGCTATCAGGTTTTATAGAGGTTTGCAAGAATGAAAAGCTGAACATCCTCTTTATGGTTCATATGCTTGTCAAAAGTGTTTTCTCATGCTTGGTTGACTCTGATCGTTACAATGCGTACTGTTTTGAAATAGGGAAAATGCCTGAGACACAGCTTTCAGTTCCACCGTGGGAAGAATACACTAGGCGGCTTGAACAGCATATTACGACTTTTCTGGATGGCTCGGAAATTACCTGTATCCGCCATGATATTTCTGAGAAATGCTTGAATGCTTCAGTGCGTCCTCGTGGTGTTTATCGTTTGGACGTGCCGACAGGTGGAGGAAAAACTCTTTCCAGCCTTCGTTTTGCGTTGAATCATGCCAAAGAGCATAACATGGAGCATATCATTTATGTTATTCCATATCTGTCGGTTTTAGATCAGACGGCAAAGGAGATAAAGAAAGCCCTG